The proteins below are encoded in one region of Diorhabda carinulata isolate Delta chromosome 3, icDioCari1.1, whole genome shotgun sequence:
- the LOC130892046 gene encoding teneurin-m isoform X8 has translation MLKHSTRNKGKTLKPSAGKGRLYPAYSLSGSEGEDSPRRYNSSHNTYQHPLYQQPAGLSDTPTSENASDATLTDSELALARDSTLLVHNGCLLDGVPRPPDVPPRNPTMNRLNGRLTTAPPAESAQDFEPSCLVRTPSGNVYIPSGTINHANKNPNIDYKSSNSPCCSPSKEMKNSDRCGSLPYGSHAVPIVPVRRPNSSHFPQASRFHFRKGLTSKCTWKCTAIAFIMLSVVLTAALSYISASNLLNLSYQNTKPCEVLVGDNTQIVPDSKTVPPSETNLSISTRPKTSNTGDNSTADYDYDNIVIEHHNLTTTELYGNSTERNPTTDIESTSENWSTVCPEVTTKLPPPPTILILEGARTFPAKSFPPDGTTFSQISLGQRLSKEIPAYSYWNMQFYQSEAAYVQFDYSIPRGASIGVYARRNALPTHTQYHILEVLSGFKARTTRASHQSSVKKEVTHYMEQGHWFLSLYNDDGDPQEVTFVAVVADDMTHNCPNGCSGKGECLMGHCQCNPGFGGDDCSESVCPVLCSQRGEYINGECQCNPGWKGKECQLRHDECEVPDCNGHGHCANGKCNCIRGYKGKFCEEADCQHPTCSSHGYCVEGTCICKKGWKGSDCSQMDKDALQCLPDCSGHGTFDLDSQTCTCEPRWSGDDCSRELCDLDCGSHGHCVNEACQCDAGWSGEFCNMKQCDPRCNDHGQCKNGTCLCVTGWNGKHCTIEGCPNSCSGHGQCRFSSESSWECRCDNGWDGVDCNLLLEQNCNDGRDNDKDGLVDCEDPECCSNNACKNSQLCVSSPKPIDILLRKQPPAITASFFERMKFLIDEGSLQNYARAETFNESMFWNNFNTSRSAVVRGRVTTQVGTGLMGVRVSTNTPLEGFTLTRDDGWFDLLVNGGGAVTLQFGRSPFSPQSRIVYVPWNEVVIIENVIMVTGDERTISVIPQPCSSHDYDTMKPVVLATWKHGFQGACPDKSAILAESQVVQESLRIPGTGLNLVYQSSRAAGYLSTIQLQLTPEIVPADLKLIHLRITIEGILFEKVFEADPVIKFTYAWNRLNVYRQRVYGVTNAIVKVGYEYNNCKDIIWDVQTTKLSGHDMSISEVGGWNLDIHHRYNFHEGILQKGDGSNIYLKHKPRVILTAMGDGHQRPLECTDCEGQAFKQRLLAPVALASAPDGSLFVGDFNLVRKIQTDGIVRTIVRLNATRVSYRYHMSLSPLDGTLYISDPESHQIIKVRSKDDYSDPDRNWETVVGSGERCLPGDEAHCGDGALARDAKLAYPKGVAVSNDNVLYFADGTNIRMVDRDGIVTTVIGNHMHKSHWKPLPCEGTLNLEEVHLRWPTELAINPLDNTLHIIDDHMILQLTLDGRVKVVAGRPLHCASPLTGYDIELATHATLVMPQSIAFSSSGDLYVAESDSQRINRVRVIGTDGKISPYAGAESKCNCLERGCDCFEADHFLASNAKFNTISSVTVTPDGHVHIGDQANYRIRSVMASIPDASASREYEIYSPETQEIYIFNRFGQHVATKNILTGESSYVFTYNVNTSNGKLSTVTDAAGNKVFLLRDYSSQVNSIENTKGQKCRLRMSRMRMLYELSTPDNYNVTFDYHSPTGLLKTKLDSSGRSYVYNYDEFGRLVSAVTPTGKIISLSFDLSLKGATVKVSQNNRPPVSMLIKGSSVATRIDEVENRIILLPDGSVTSESSWSHSITTDTVPYNILADKDPILGESYPVPAKQRIEIGGDLANRFEWRYFVRPNQNSKNNKNASPRILTKVGKKLRVNGENLLTMEYDRETASVSVFMDDKIELLNVTYDRSARPVKLGPRNGIFTEVELEYDRFSRLTSWKWGDLSENYGFDRAGRLNEIKYGDGSSLVYAFKDMFSSLPLKVSTPRGSDYLLQYDDSGALQSLTTPRGHIHTFSLQTSLGFFKYQYFSPMNRHPYEIIYNDNGQILAKIFPHQSGRVSYVYDDAERLETTLAGMSSTHYVYHELLDLVKSVEIIEPNFELKQEFKYHAGILKDEKIKFNSKSGLDNAHYKYQYDGNARLSTVDVDINGKELPQLRLKYNQNLGILEGISDLRVYRNTFNRSVMQDTTKQFFTITDFDDRGRIKTILINIKSFDVFRLEVEYDSRNRIQMQKLMVGRSQFMDRFSYNSDGHVLEVIGTSNWKYVYDENGNIIGVIKEKEKISLGYDSGDRVVQYGDVEFYSYDSRGFVVRRGEQKYRYNSKGQLIHVFERDKFQIWYYYDDRGRLVSWNDDKGNVTQYLYTNPSTPDLLTHVHFPKTGRTFRFLYDSRNVIITVETSEQRFYVACDQNGSPIALFDINGNLIKEVRRTPFGNIVLDTNPDFYLPVDFHGGILDPNTKLIFVNKRLYDPIVGQWMTPDWERLATKLSIPTDVFIYRFHNNDPINSKMSLDYMTSFNSWLKLYGYDIENMLGSRYISRLIYRPKALVTAPQLAPDFGIMSGLQCIVDKINEKFMDLSFVPKPLLKMEPKTKNLLPRVAYRRSVFGEGVLISRLGSRALVSVVEGVNGVVQDVVTSVFNNSFFLNLQFSIHDQDVFYFVKDNVLKIRDDLEELRRLGGMFNVSTHEITEHGSTTTIKELRIHNPDAVVIIKYGADPEIETHKILRHAHKRAVERAWEIEKQLVAAGFQGRGDWTEEEKEELISHGDVDGYEGVDIHSIHKYPQLADDPGNVAFQRDTKRKRRKSGVRRSRIHRHS, from the exons ccTCTAATTTATTAAACCTGTCATATCAAAATACGAAACCTTGCGAAGTACTCGTAGGGGATAATACACAAATAGTACCCGATTCGAAAACGGTACCACCTTCCGAAACGAATTTATCGATATCGACACGACCTAAGACTTCTAACACGGGAG ACAATTCGACAGCAGACTATGATTACGATAACATCGTCATCGAACATCACAACTTAACTACTACTGAATTGTATGGTAATAGCACGGAGAGAAATCCTACGACCGATATAGAATCGACTTCCGAAAACTGGTCAACCGTTTGTCCAGAAGTCACTACGAAATTACCACCGCCACCTACTATTCTTATTTTGGAAG GTGCCCGCACGTTTCCAGCTAAGTCGTTTCCACCAGACGGAACTACATTTTCTCAAATATCGCTAGGACAACGATTATCGAAAGAAATTCCGGCGTATAGTTATTGGAACATGCAATTCTATCAATCTGAAGCGGCGTACGTACAATTTGATTACAGCATTCCGAGGGGCGCAAGTATAGGGGTATATGCCAGAAGAAACGCTCTACCTACTCATACACAATATCACATTTTGGAAGTACTTAGTGGGTTTAAGGCTAGAACGACAAGAGCATCACat CAGTCTAGTGTGAAAAAAGAAGTAACTCATTACATGGAACAAGGCCATTGGTTTTTATCATTATACAACGATGATGGGGATCCTCAAGAAGTTACGTTTGTTGCTGTAGTAGCGGATGATATGACCCACAACTGTCCGAACGGTTGTAGCGGAAAAGGAGAATGTCTGATGGGTCACTGTCAATGCAATCCTGGATTTGGAGGAGATGACTGCAGTGAAA GTGTATGTCCTGTGCTATGTAGTCAACGTGGCGAGTACATCAATGGAGAATGTCAATGTAACCCCGGATGGAAAGGAAAAGAATGTCAACTAAGGCATGATGAATGCGAAGTGCCTGATTGCAACGGTCACGGGCATTGTGCTAACGGCAAATGTAACTGCATCAGGGGCTATAAAGGAAAGTTCTGTGAGGAAG CTGACTGTCAACATCCGACCTGTTCATCGCATGGATATTGTGTAGAAGGAACTTGTATTTGTAAGAAGGGTTGGAAAGGAAGCGATTGCTCCCAAATGGATAAAGATGCACTTCAATGTCTTCCAGATTGTTCTGGGCACGGAACATTCGATCTCGATTCTCAAACTTGTACCTGTGAACCGAGATGGTCTGGCGATGACTGTTCAAGAG AACTTTGCGATCTTGATTGTGGTAGTCACGGTCATTGCGTCAACGAAGCGTGCCAATGTGACGCTGGTTGGTCTGGTGAATTCTGCAATATGAAACAATGTGATCCAAGGTGTAATGATCACGGTCAATGTAAAAACGGAACTTGTCTGTGTGTCACTGGTTGGAACGGAAAACACTGTACTATTGAAGGATGTCCGAATAGTTGTTCCGGGCACGGTCAATGTAGATTCAGTAGCGAAAGTAGTTGGGAATGCAGATGTGATAACGGATGGGACGGTGTCGACTGTAATCTTCTACTCGAACAAAATTGTAATGATGGAAGAGATAACGACAAAG ATGGCCTAGTAGATTGTGAAGATCCAGAATGCTGTTCGAACAATGCTTGCAAAAACAGTCAACTTTGCGTTTCGTCACCTAAACCTATAGATATTTTACTGCGAAAACAACCTCCGGCGATAACAGCATCTTTTTTTGAAAGGATGAAGTTTTTAATAGACGAAGGTAGCCTTCAGAACTACGCCCGAGCTGAAACATTCAACGAAAG TATGTTCTGGAACAACTTTAACACGAG tcGATCTGCGGTCGTCAGAGGTCGAGTAACAACACAAGTAGGAACCGGATTAATGGGAGTCAGAGTTAGTACCAATACTCCATTGGAAGGTTTTACATTAACAAGAGATGATGGATGGTTTGATCTACTAGTTAATGGAGGTGGTGCGGTTACTCTACAATTCGGAAGATCGCCTTTCAGCCCTCAGAGTCGCATAGTTTACGTTCCATGGAATGAAGTAGTCATTATAGAAAATGTAATTATGGTAACTGGAGATGAAAGGACAATTAGTGTCATACCACAACCTTGCAGCTCCCACGATTATGATACGATGAAACCTGTCGTTTTAGCGACATGGAAACATGGTTTTCAAGGAGCTTGTCCTGATAAAAGCGCTATATTGGCCGAATCTCAAGTTGTGCAAGAAAGTCTTCGTATACCAGGAACAGGATTGAATCTTGTTTACCAAAGTTCTCGCGCCGCTGGATACTTATCGACAATACAATTACAACTTACACCAGAAATTGTTCCTGCCgatttaaaattgattcatttaaGAATTACAATTGAAGGgattctttttgaaaaagttttcgaagCAGATCCAGTTATAAAATTTACGTATGCTTGGAATAGACTCAACGTATACAGACAAAGAGTTTATGGAGTAACTAACGCTATCGTAAAAGTTGGTTACGAATACAATAATTGCAAGGATATTATTTGGGATGTGCAAACTACGAAATTAAGTGGTCACGATATGAGTATATCAGAAGTTGGTGGATGGAATTTAGACATTCATCATCGTTATAACTTCCACGAAG GAATTTTACAAAAAGGAGATGGTTCAAATATATACTTAAAACACAAACCACGTGTCATATTGACGGCCATGGGCGATGGACATCAAAGACCACTGGAATGTACAGATTGCGAGGGTCAGGCTTTCAAGCAGAGACTTCTTGCACCAGTCGCTCTTGCTAGTGCTCCGGATGGTTCTTTATTTGTTGGAGATTTCAATCTAGTCAGAAAGATTCAGACTGACGGAATCGTACGAACTATAGTCAGATTAAA CGCTACCAGAGTGTCTTACAGATACCACATGTCCTTAAGTCCACTAGATGGAACTTTGTACATCTCCGATCCTGAATCTCATCAAATCATTAAAGTTAGAAGTAAAGACGATTATTCCGATCCAGACCGTAACTGGGAAACGGTGGTCGGATCCGGAGAGCGATGTCTTCCAGGCGATGAAGCACATTGTGGAGACGGTGCTTTAGCTAGAGATGCCAAATTAGCGTATCCAAAAGGAGTCGCGGTATCTAACGACAACGTTTTGTATTTCGCCGATGGAACGAACATAAGAATGGTTGACAGAGATGGTATTGTTACCACTGTTATAGGAAACCACATGCACAAATCGCATTGGAAACCGTTACCTTGTGAAGGAACTTTGAATCTCGAAGAAGTACATCTGAGATGGCCTACAGAACTAGCAATAAACCCTCTTGATAATACTCTACATATAATAGATGACCACATGATCTTACAGCTGACTTTAGATGGAAGAGTGAAAGTCGTAGCGGGTAGACCTTTGCACTGCGCTTCTCCTCTTACGGGCTACGATATCGAACTAGCCACGCATGCCACATTAGTTATGCCGCAAAGTATCGCCTTCAGTTCCTCGGGTGATCTCTACGTTGCCGAAAGTGATTCTCAACGGATAAATAGAGTTCGAGTGATCGGTACAGATGGAAAAATATCTCCGTACGCCGGTGCCGAATCGAAATGTAACTGCTTAGAAAGAGGCTGCGATTGTTTCGAAGCTGATCATTTCCTAGCTTCTAACGccaaattcaacactatatcaTCAGTTACAGTTACGCCCGATGGTCACGTACACATCGGCGATCAAGCTAACTACAGAATCAGATCCGTCATGGCAAGTATTCCAGACGCTAGTGCATCCAGAGAATACGAAATTTATTCTCCGGAAACtcaagaaatttatatattcaatagGTTCGGTCAACACGTAGCTACAAAGAACATTTTAACTGGAGAATCGAGTTATGTTTTCACTTACAACGTTAACACCAGCAACGGTAAACTTAGTACGGTAACTGATGCCGCCGGAAATAAAGTGTTTTTATTAAGAGATTATTCCAGTCAAGTGAATTCTATAGAAAATACGAAAGGTCAAAAATGCAGATTAAGAATGTCCAGAATGAGGATGTTGTATGAACTTAGTACACCAGATAATTACAACGTGACTTTCGATTACCACAGCCCTACTGGTTTATTGAAAACTAAGCTAGATAGTAGTGGAAGAAGCTATGTGTACAATTACGATGAATTCGGTAGATTGGTATCAGCAGTTACACCGACAGGAAAAATTATCAGCTTATCTTTCGATTTGAGCTTGAAAGGTGCCACTGTTAAAGTCAGTCAAAACAATCGACCGCCAGTTTCGATGTTAATAAAAGGATCTAGTGTAGCAACTAGGATAGATGAAGTcgaaaatagaattattttgttACCTGATGGTAGTGTAACTAGCGAATCATCTTGGTCCCATAGTATAACAACAGATACAGTTCCTTATAATATTCTAGCAGATAAAGATCCTATATTAGGTGAAAGCTACCCCGTACCTGCTAAACAGAGAATAGAAATAGGTGGAGATCTCGCTAATAGATTTGAATGGAGATATTTCGTAAGAcctaatcaaaattccaaaaataataagaacGCATCACCGAGAATTTTAACTAAAGTCGGTAAAAAATTAAGAGTAAACGGTGAAAATCTCCTTACAATGGAATACGATCGAGAAACTGCTTCTGTATCGGTATTTATggatgataaaattgaattactAAACGTAACATATGATAGATCGGCGAGACCTGTTAAATTAGGACCAAGAAATGGAATATTTACGGAAGTTGAGTTAGAATACGACAGATTCAGTAGACTAACAAGCTGGAAATGGGGAGATCTGAGTGAAAACTATGGTTTCGATAGAGCTGGAagattgaatgaaataaaatatggtGATGGATCATCGTTGGTTTATGCGTTCAAGGATATGTTCAGTAGTTTG ccGCTCAAAGTAAGTACACCGAGAGGATCAGATTACTTGCTCCAATACGATGATTCCGGAGCTCTGCAATCCTTAACAACCCCAAGAGGACATATTCACACGTTTTCTCTACAAACATCTCTcggatttttcaaatatcaatatttctcaCCGATGAACCGACACCCATACGAAATAATTTACAACGATAACGGTCAAATATTAGCTAAAATATTCCCACATCAATCTGGAAGAGTTTCTTACGTATATGATGACGCAGAAAGACTCGAAACTACTTTAGCCGGAATGAGCTCTACCCATTACGTCTATCATGAACTTTTAGATCTTGTAAAAAGTGTTGAGATCATAGAACCGAACTTCGAATTGAAACAAGAATTCAAATACCACGCTGGTATACTTaaagatgaaaaaatcaaatttaacagTAAAAGTGGTTTAGATAATGCTCACTATAAATATCAATATGATGGAAACGCCAGATTATCAACAGTAGATGTAGACATAAACGGTAAGGAACTGCCCCAGTTGAGactaaaatataatcaaaatctTGGAATTTTGGAGGGTATAAGCGACTTACGGGTGTACAGAAACACGTTCAACAGATCTGTTATGCAAGATACCACAAAACAATTCTTTACTATAACCGATTTCGATGATCGCGGACGTATTAAAACTATTCTAATAAACATAAAATCCTTTGACGTATTTAGATTAGAAGTAGAGTACGATTCCAGAAATAGAATACAGATGCAAAAGTTAATGGTCGGTAGATCGCAATTTATGGATAGATTTTCTTACAACTCCGACGGTCATGTCCTGGAAGTTATAGGTACTAGTAATTGGAAGTACGTTTACGACGAAAACGGTAATATAATCGGagttattaaagaaaaagaaaagatttcATTAGGATACGACAGCGGTGATAGAGTCGTTCAATATGGAGACGTAGAATTCTACAGTTACGATTCGCGTGGTTTCGTAGTCAGAAGAGGGGAACAAAAATATAGATACAATTCCAAAGGACAACTGATTCATGTATTCGAACgcgataaatttcaaatttggtacTATTACGACGATAGAGGTAGATTAGTATCTTGGAACGATGACAAAGGGAACGTAACGCAATACTTATACACGAACCCAAGCACCCCAGATTTACTAACTCACGTACATTTCCCCAAAACCGGCAGAACTTTTCGTTTCTTGTACGATTCCCGAAATGTCATTATAACAGTCGAAACTTCTGAACAAAGATTCTACGTTGCTTGCGATCAAAACGGTTCTCCAATCGCTCTGTTCGACATTAACGGCAATCTCATAAAGGAGGTCAGAAGAACGCCGTTCGGTAATATCGTTTTAGATACAAACCCAGATTTTTACCTACCGGTAGATTTCCACGGTGGTATTCTAGATCCCAACACGAAACTTATATTCGTCAACAAAAGATTATACGATCCGATCGTCGGACAGTGGATGACGCCAGACTGGGAAAGACTAGCGACGAAATTATCGATACCAACTGATGTGTTCATTTATAGATTCCACAATAACGATCCTATCAACTCCAAGATGTCATTGGATTATATGACAAGTTTCAACAGTTGGTTGAAACTATATGgatatgatattgaaaatatgctTGGTTCACGGTATATCAGTCGTCTGATTTATAGACCAAAGGCGCTAGTGACTGCTCCTCAACTAGCACCAGATTTTGGAATTATGTCTGGACTTCAGTGTATAGTGGACAAG attaatgaaaaattcatggATCTGAGTTTCGTTCCGAAACCGCTTCTGAAAATGGAACCCAAAACGAAGAATCTTCTTCCCAGAGTAGCATATAGAAGATCCGTCTTCGGCGAAGGTGTCCTCATATCTCGCTTAGGAAGTAGAGCCTTAGTTAGTGTAGTAGAAGGAGTAAATGGTGTAGTGCAAGACGTAGTAACTTCGGTATTTAATAATTCgttctttttaaatttacaattcAGTATACATGATCAAGACGTTTTCTATTTTGTCAAAGACAATGTACTTAAAATACGTGACGATTTAGAAGAGCTGCGTAGATTAGGTGGTATGTTCAATGTATCTACCCACGAAATAACCGAACACGGTTCTACAACAACAATAAAAGAATTGCGAATACACAATCCAGATGCAGTAGTAATTATTAAATACGGTGCCGATCCGGAAATTGAAACGCACAAAATTCTTCGACATGCGCACAAAAGAGCTGTGGAAAGAGCCTGGGAAATCGAAAAGCAACTCGTCGCTGCCGGTTTTCAAGGCAGAGGAGATTGGACagaagaagaaaaggaagaatTAATCTCCCATGGTGACGTAGATGGTTACGAAGGTGTGGATATACATAGTATACACAAATATCCTCAGTTGGCCGATGATCCTGGGAACGTTGCTTTCCAGAGGGATACTAAACGCAAACGAAGGAAGAGTGGTGTCAGAAGAAGTAGAATACATAGACATTCGTGA